One window of the Williamwhitmania sp. genome contains the following:
- a CDS encoding acyl-CoA dehydratase activase-related protein, whose product MIREKSKWQTLFESVNIDVVVPPENSKRTIALGTKFSPESACLPLKLNLGNFIEAAEEVGLLNR is encoded by the coding sequence ATGATAAGGGAGAAATCCAAGTGGCAGACGCTCTTTGAATCGGTCAACATAGATGTTGTTGTGCCTCCAGAAAACAGCAAGCGTACCATTGCGCTTGGTACCAAATTTTCACCCGAATCCGCTTGCCTCCCCCTTAAACTTAACCTGGGTAACTTTATTGAGGCGGCTGAAGAGGTCGGTTTGCTAAACCGTTAG